From Candidatus Rubrimentiphilum sp., one genomic window encodes:
- a CDS encoding uracil-DNA glycosylase: MSSAQLRAIETEVIACTKCRELRRYCAQIAQTKKRAHRDATYWGKPVPGFGDPKARVLLVGLAPGAHGSNRTGRVFTGDASGEFLYPALFRAGFANQAAVSDANDGLKLHDCFITAALRCAPPGNKPTPKQLQRCFPYLVREFAALDRLRVVIGLGAIGTKAAADALKASRYAFSTEGWRFGHGAELTATKGKHVVTLIASFHPSRQNTNTGKLTRPMFDAIFTRANDILQA; this comes from the coding sequence GTGAGCTCAGCACAACTGCGCGCTATCGAAACCGAGGTCATCGCTTGCACCAAGTGCCGCGAGCTGCGCCGGTATTGTGCGCAAATCGCACAGACAAAGAAACGCGCGCATCGCGACGCGACCTATTGGGGGAAGCCCGTCCCCGGCTTCGGCGATCCGAAAGCGCGCGTGCTGCTTGTCGGACTTGCGCCGGGCGCTCATGGCAGCAACCGCACCGGTCGCGTCTTCACAGGCGACGCGTCAGGCGAATTTCTTTATCCCGCTCTCTTTCGGGCCGGTTTTGCAAATCAGGCGGCCGTGTCGGATGCCAACGACGGTTTGAAGCTGCACGACTGCTTCATTACGGCGGCTTTGCGCTGCGCGCCACCCGGAAACAAGCCCACGCCGAAACAACTGCAGCGCTGCTTTCCGTACTTGGTGCGCGAGTTCGCGGCGCTCGATCGTTTGCGCGTTGTAATTGGACTCGGGGCGATCGGCACGAAAGCCGCCGCCGATGCTCTCAAAGCGAGCCGTTACGCATTCTCGACCGAGGGCTGGCGCTTTGGTCACGGCGCAGAGTTGACGGCCACCAAAGGCAAGCATGTCGTTACATTGATCGCATCATTTCACCCGAGCCGGCAGAACACAAATACGGGCAAACTCACCCGGCCGATGTTCGACGCGATCTTCACGCGCGCTAACGACATCCTGCAGGCGTAA
- a CDS encoding tRNA (cytidine(34)-2'-O)-methyltransferase, translating to MQPQDRVFDPAFAKGAPLQIALVEPEIPPNTGNVARLCAATGCALHLIEPLGFSINDRELKRAGLDYWQHLQIAIHPNLAAFLNATPASQRWYISRRASRPYTQAGFARGDILVFGKETQGLPDDLLARDPERCLRIPMRAESVRSLNLSTAVGIVAYAALAQIGFPGLQ from the coding sequence ATGCAGCCTCAGGACCGCGTCTTCGATCCGGCATTTGCCAAGGGTGCGCCGCTGCAGATCGCACTGGTGGAACCCGAGATCCCGCCGAATACCGGAAACGTTGCGCGCCTCTGCGCGGCCACGGGATGTGCATTGCATTTGATCGAGCCGCTCGGCTTCAGCATTAACGACCGCGAGCTCAAGCGGGCCGGCCTGGACTATTGGCAGCACCTGCAGATTGCAATTCATCCGAATCTCGCCGCATTCTTGAATGCAACGCCGGCCTCGCAGCGCTGGTATATCTCGAGACGCGCAAGCCGTCCCTACACGCAGGCGGGTTTTGCTCGCGGCGATATTCTCGTTTTCGGAAAAGAGACGCAAGGGTTGCCGGACGACTTGCTCGCGCGCGATCCAGAACGATGCCTGCGTATTCCGATGCGCGCCGAGAGTGTCCGTAGCCTCAACCTTTCGACCGCGGTCGGCATCGTCGCGTACGCCGCGCTCGCCCAGATTGGTTTTCCGGGCTTGCAGTGA
- a CDS encoding C39 family peptidase, which yields MLAVSPAVREGTTLTFEPAREGVLSWNTFTVRGTLEFRLLRAHAPATPWLPFAEWTTDGRKSFSPKHEDVTVDVDVIRSSQPFDGIELRAPGVDFNALDFAAPVHNEPSLPYAASARVLDVPARSQYVAPEERGWCSPASLSMLNAYHGLDYDVIATARAVFDRAYNGTGNWSFNVAFSGSLGLRAAVVYLRNLDHAQRFIEAGLPLAISYSWSGSELPGAPLEHSDGHLAVLCGFTDNGDCAMNDPAAPNIRVVYPRNAIERIWQRNNGVAYAVAPVGRDFVSIVNS from the coding sequence GTGCTAGCGGTCTCCCCGGCGGTGCGCGAGGGTACGACGCTCACGTTCGAACCTGCGCGCGAAGGCGTCTTGAGCTGGAACACGTTTACCGTGCGCGGCACGCTCGAATTCCGTCTGTTGCGCGCACATGCTCCCGCCACACCCTGGCTGCCATTCGCCGAATGGACGACCGACGGCCGGAAGTCCTTTAGTCCAAAGCACGAGGACGTCACCGTGGACGTCGACGTCATTCGCAGTTCGCAACCGTTCGACGGCATCGAACTCCGGGCACCGGGCGTGGACTTCAACGCACTCGATTTTGCGGCGCCCGTGCACAACGAACCGTCGCTGCCGTACGCGGCGAGCGCGCGCGTCCTGGACGTGCCGGCTCGCTCTCAGTACGTGGCACCGGAAGAGCGCGGGTGGTGCAGCCCCGCCAGCCTCTCGATGCTCAACGCCTATCACGGCTTGGATTACGATGTTATCGCCACTGCGCGCGCGGTGTTCGACCGCGCTTACAACGGCACCGGCAACTGGTCGTTCAACGTGGCGTTCAGCGGCAGCTTGGGGTTACGCGCCGCGGTCGTCTATCTGCGCAATCTCGATCATGCGCAGCGTTTTATCGAAGCCGGCCTTCCGCTCGCGATCTCGTACAGTTGGAGCGGCAGTGAGCTGCCCGGCGCTCCGCTCGAACATTCGGACGGTCATCTCGCCGTACTCTGCGGCTTTACCGACAACGGTGATTGCGCGATGAACGATCCGGCCGCGCCGAACATTCGCGTTGTTTATCCGCGCAACGCGATCGAGCGCATCTGGCAGCGCAACAACGGCGTCGCCTATGCCGTTGCGCCCGTCGGCCGCGATTTCGTCTCCATCGTCAACTCCTAA